The window CGACGAGAACGGGGACGCCGGTCTGCCCGGACACCTCCTTCACCTCGGTCCGCTCGCCGTGCGAGCGGGGGACCTCGTGGGACTCGTACTCGAGTCCGAGCTCGTCCAGCTTGTCGACGACCTTCGCGCAGTAGGGACAGCCCGCCAGTTCGTACAGTTCGAGATTCGCCATCGACCAGGCGTAGGTACGCCGCGATTAAATGCGCGACGGTGGTGTGCGCAGGAGCGCGGGGACCGCGAACCCGGTCCTACTCGGCGGGGTCGAAGACCTCGGGGTTCTCGGGCCCCTCGACGGTGACGACCGCGAGCGCGCCCTTGCGCGCGACCCGCGAGAGCGCGTGGTCGACCAGCTTGTAGCCGCCAGGCACCGGCGAGTGCATCGTCACGATGGCGGTACTCCCG of the Haloglomus salinum genome contains:
- a CDS encoding glutathione S-transferase N-terminal domain-containing protein; translated protein: MANLELYELAGCPYCAKVVDKLDELGLEYESHEVPRSHGERTEVKEVSGQTGVPVLVDEEHGVEGMPESDDIVEYLEETYGSGAA